In Haliscomenobacter hydrossis DSM 1100, the DNA window ACCCCAATCACATCCTCCCGCTTACAAGCCGTAAAGAACATCCGCCGGCCATCGCGCACCAGGGTACTCATCCCCTCGTCCAGTTTCGTGTTGAAGGTGTTGCCCACGGCATCTCCCCTACGCCAGCCATTGACCTCTCGAATGCTGTAATACAAGTCTTCATCGCGGCCAGTAGCGCTCATACGGGTATAAAACAACAGGGATTGGTCGTTGGTCAAACAAGGAAAATACTGGTCGTGTTTGTCGTTGATGTTGGATCCCAGGTTGAAAATGCTCACATCTTTAAGCAGTACGTTGGTGTCTTGAGATACCGTACAGGCCCGGATGTTGTTGGGCAATTTTTCCAAATATCCAGATTCAAGGTTCTGTTCATGCAAGCCATTGGTCGTAAAAGAAAGGGCATCCAACAATTGCAGACGCTGAAATTGCTGAAAGTAAGTTACTGCCCGCATTTTTTGCCCCATTTTATAGTACAACTGCCCCACTTCATAGTATACCGCCCGGGAGAATTTGGGGCTCATTTCGATCACCTTGAGGTAAGCCGTTAGTGCTTGTTGGAAGTTTCCCGTTTGTTCGAAAGCTGCGGCCATCCCCCGCCGTGCAGCATGGAGACTGTCGCTGATGGTCAAGGCCTGCTTATACAGCTTGATGGCTTTATTGTATTTTTTTTCCGTGAAGGCAATGTCACCTTCTTTGGTAAATTGGGCGGCCATGACCAAGCTGGAGGGCTGCCCTTTCAGGCCGCAGAGCGCAAAAAACGAAAAACCAATGAAGAATAGGAGGGTAAGTTTGTGACGCATAAAGGTTTGTTTTGGGTTCGAAGGTTCGGGAGATCGAGGGTTCGGGGTTCGAAGGTTCGGGGGTTCGGGAGTTAAACCCAAGAACCTTCGAACCCCCGAACCTTCGAACCCTAAAACCTTTTCAATATCTTTCCCGGTTTTTTCTCAGTAAGTTTTCCTTTTTCAATAACGGCTATTCCATTTACAAAAACGTATTCCATGCCTGTAGAATAAGCATGGGGTTGGTCATAAGTTGCAGGTGCGGTGATTTTGTTGGGATCAAAAATCAAAATATCGGCAGCTTTCCCGGGGCGCAGTTGGCCTCGGTCACTCAAGTTAAAGCGGGTAGCGGGCAAGGTGGTCATCTTACGGATGGCTTCTTCCAGTGCCATGATCTTTTGTTCTCGTACATATTCGGCAAGCACTCGGGCGTTGGTTCCATAAGCCCGGGGGTGTAACATACTCCGCCCAAAGCTGGCCACTCCAGCATCGGAAGCAATCATACAAAAGGGAAATTTCATGATTTTTTTGACATCTTCTTCGCCCATTTTGTGGAAGACCATTTGGACACGCGGGCCTCGGGAGCAAAGGTTGAGGATGGTTTCAATTTCATCGTCCAGGCTATACGTGCTGCCTTGGGATTTTTGGGTCACCGCCGAAATGGATTTGCCATTCAATGTGGTATCCCAGGGGCAATTGGCGATTACGGCAAAACTGTAGTTGTCCGCGCCACTTTCAGCCAACATTTTTTTCATTTCGGCGACAATACTGGCTTTGGTTTTGGCATTTGCCAGCCTGATTTTCAGGGAATCCGTCCCGCCGCCCAAAGCCCAATCCGGTAGCTGGGTGCTGAGGGTGGTGCTGCTGGCGGTGTAGGGATATTGATCTACCATCACATCGATGCCCGCGCTGCGGTAATCGTACAATTTACTCAATAAGGAATCGCTTTTGCCCCAGGAGGCTTTGCCAGCCACTTTAAGGTGAGAAATTTCGACCGGGATTTTGGCTTCTCGCCCAATCGTAATCGCTTCTTCTACCGCGTCAAACACGCGATGGTCTTCGTGGCGAATGTGGGAGGCATAAATGCCCTGATTTGCTGCGGCAATTTTGGCCAAAGCGACAATCTCATCGGTTTTGGCAAAGGTACCCGGAATGTAAATCAAGCCAGTAGAAAGTCCCAAAGCCCCGTCGTTCATGGCCTTGGTCGTGAGGGCTTGCATTTGAGTGAGTTCTTTTTCCGTAGGTGCCCGGTTTACGGATCCCATGACTTCACTGCGGATGGTGTTGTGCCCCACCAGTGCCCCGACATTGAGGGCGATGCCCAATTTTTCCAGTTCCTGAAAAAACAGGCCGAGGTCTTTGGCTGAATTGCCACAGTTGCCTGTTACGACCGAGGTTACCCCGTCGAAAAGGAAATTGGCAGCGCCAGGATTGGGCTGAATACTGCCTTCGATATGGGTATGTACATCGATAAAGCCGGGGCAAACAATCTTGCCCGTAGCATCGATCGTTTGCACGGCCGTTGCGCCAGACAATCCGCCGATCACCGCAATTTTGCCGTCCCGAACCCCCAGATCAATTTTCATACGCGGTTGCCCCGTTCCATCAACCACCAAGCCGTTTTTGATGAGCAAATCGAAGTTTGGTTGCGCTTGAATACTGAATACCAAGACAATACAAATAATGAAGCCCAATAGTCGTTTCATAGTTTTCCAATCTAAACTACGGCAGTTGATTCAAATCAATGCACGAAAAAACCAACGGCGGTAGTTTTTCGATTGGAAAAATAGCGGATTTTTTTGGATTAAGTGAGGAGACCGTGTTAATTGTTTTACCTCGACCAGCGCAATCCCAAATATAATTCACGTCCGTGAATGGGGCTGAAGGCATACGCCGTATCGAAAAA includes these proteins:
- a CDS encoding N-acyl-D-amino-acid deacylase family protein, producing the protein MKRLLGFIICIVLVFSIQAQPNFDLLIKNGLVVDGTGQPRMKIDLGVRDGKIAVIGGLSGATAVQTIDATGKIVCPGFIDVHTHIEGSIQPNPGAANFLFDGVTSVVTGNCGNSAKDLGLFFQELEKLGIALNVGALVGHNTIRSEVMGSVNRAPTEKELTQMQALTTKAMNDGALGLSTGLIYIPGTFAKTDEIVALAKIAAANQGIYASHIRHEDHRVFDAVEEAITIGREAKIPVEISHLKVAGKASWGKSDSLLSKLYDYRSAGIDVMVDQYPYTASSTTLSTQLPDWALGGGTDSLKIRLANAKTKASIVAEMKKMLAESGADNYSFAVIANCPWDTTLNGKSISAVTQKSQGSTYSLDDEIETILNLCSRGPRVQMVFHKMGEEDVKKIMKFPFCMIASDAGVASFGRSMLHPRAYGTNARVLAEYVREQKIMALEEAIRKMTTLPATRFNLSDRGQLRPGKAADILIFDPNKITAPATYDQPHAYSTGMEYVFVNGIAVIEKGKLTEKKPGKILKRF